The following coding sequences are from one Corallococcus caeni window:
- a CDS encoding immunity 52 family protein, which produces MRVKADSETYPDTYFAGAYWGPRKESPEECARRTARLLNFLAECDPFLAHWYKPARSRKDARKHPLMPPDMPTLAEMFRRGVNRENGGPVFEDLGFSFWFDNGGASRDCAALRIHCGGYAEAVSNSCFLSLPSQGANAERIFTPSVLMDVTRSMALAWEPDWAAAMSRTHRDLDDKDGKADVWLGWVTYLSSHLGTVPPLPAPVRIEPVEDKGTLIILTPERFTVANPEHITLARRVRELLARAGLMQSASP; this is translated from the coding sequence ATGCGCGTGAAGGCCGACTCAGAGACTTATCCCGATACCTACTTTGCAGGTGCCTACTGGGGGCCGCGCAAAGAGTCTCCCGAGGAGTGCGCCCGTCGCACAGCGCGCTTGCTCAACTTCTTGGCTGAGTGTGACCCGTTCCTGGCCCATTGGTACAAGCCCGCCAGGTCGCGCAAGGACGCGCGCAAGCATCCACTCATGCCGCCCGACATGCCTACGCTCGCTGAGATGTTCCGGCGAGGCGTCAACCGGGAGAATGGGGGGCCCGTCTTTGAGGACCTGGGCTTTAGCTTCTGGTTCGACAACGGCGGAGCCAGTCGTGATTGCGCGGCCCTGCGCATCCACTGCGGCGGATATGCGGAAGCGGTTTCCAACTCCTGTTTCTTGTCGCTCCCCAGCCAGGGAGCGAACGCGGAGCGTATTTTCACGCCCTCCGTGCTGATGGACGTGACGCGCAGCATGGCACTTGCCTGGGAACCCGACTGGGCTGCGGCCATGTCCCGCACGCATCGAGACCTGGACGACAAGGACGGCAAGGCCGACGTGTGGCTTGGCTGGGTGACGTACCTCTCCAGTCACCTGGGCACGGTGCCGCCGCTTCCAGCTCCGGTGCGCATCGAGCCCGTGGAGGACAAGGGCACGTTGATCATCTTGACCCCCGAGCGCTTCACCGTGGCCAACCCCGAGCACATCACGCTGGCGCGGCGTGTGCGTGAACTGCTGGCACGGGCAGGGCTCATGCAGTCCGCGTCACCTTGA
- a CDS encoding restriction endonuclease fold toxin 5 domain-containing protein, whose protein sequence is MRLGILLCCAVVFLTGCASTASSRTLRYAPRESADSARARARAPGSSSVRAITGSGVRMDAWEQLLTNAGLESRDERPLEGSLTPAQAARLLGVLLGKSVTLSAFPPRMAAGFILREVMEGGEVTRQELLRRVERFSREQIAVLRPDGHLAWVVTGRTQQKVAPVEWKDGAFRAHGFELGRFYSGKGGVFRAVDAQLRASDWRPLAEVYDDADVISRTLDGAEDAFVELYHALGQLLTRPVDSLVGLSRLPAGVAALIASSPAYWERFQSMTRGEQIREVSRLTTGLLMTGGAASATTRTLKGMALGAEVTVPVLSLSAEGALALERVAVPAGRAAAALGGGPGAAVILQRANTAPKGGAPSQGPGQWGPAKESMKPPARRYQEQITGHTADEAYWVGGASTQAGGVKFDGFKDGVLLEAKGPGYAKFFDGLEPKDWFRNSGAQMLVEQAERQSRMARGMGIPVRWHVAEKVAADAFRELLKNARVVGVEIVHTPAF, encoded by the coding sequence ATGCGCCTGGGCATCTTGTTGTGTTGCGCGGTCGTGTTTCTCACGGGCTGTGCCTCGACTGCCTCCAGCAGGACCTTGCGCTACGCGCCCCGGGAGTCCGCGGACTCCGCGCGGGCGCGGGCGCGGGCTCCAGGCTCCAGTTCCGTTCGCGCCATCACGGGCTCCGGCGTGCGCATGGATGCCTGGGAGCAGTTGCTGACGAACGCGGGGCTGGAGTCGCGAGACGAACGCCCCCTGGAAGGCTCACTCACGCCCGCGCAAGCGGCGCGACTGCTGGGCGTGCTGCTGGGCAAGTCCGTCACGTTGAGCGCCTTTCCGCCTCGCATGGCCGCGGGCTTCATCCTGCGCGAGGTGATGGAGGGAGGCGAAGTCACGCGGCAGGAACTCCTGCGGCGGGTAGAGCGCTTTTCTCGGGAGCAGATCGCGGTGTTGCGACCGGACGGCCATCTGGCGTGGGTCGTCACCGGGCGCACGCAGCAGAAGGTGGCCCCCGTCGAGTGGAAGGACGGCGCCTTCCGAGCGCATGGCTTCGAGCTGGGCCGATTCTACAGCGGCAAGGGTGGTGTCTTCCGCGCCGTGGACGCGCAGCTCCGGGCGTCGGATTGGCGGCCCCTGGCGGAGGTGTACGACGACGCGGACGTCATCAGCCGCACCCTGGATGGAGCGGAGGACGCCTTCGTGGAGCTGTACCACGCGCTGGGCCAGTTGCTCACGCGTCCCGTGGACAGCCTGGTGGGGCTGAGCCGCTTGCCAGCGGGTGTCGCGGCGCTCATCGCCTCGTCGCCTGCGTACTGGGAGCGCTTCCAGTCCATGACCCGTGGCGAGCAGATCCGCGAGGTGTCGCGGCTGACGACGGGCCTGCTCATGACCGGGGGCGCGGCTTCAGCAACGACGCGGACGTTGAAGGGGATGGCGCTGGGCGCGGAGGTCACGGTGCCGGTGCTCTCGCTGTCGGCGGAGGGCGCGCTGGCGCTGGAGCGCGTCGCGGTGCCAGCAGGGCGCGCGGCGGCGGCCCTCGGCGGCGGCCCCGGGGCGGCCGTCATCCTCCAGCGGGCGAACACGGCCCCGAAGGGAGGAGCGCCTTCCCAGGGGCCTGGACAGTGGGGACCGGCGAAGGAGTCCATGAAGCCGCCCGCTCGGCGCTATCAGGAGCAGATCACCGGGCACACCGCGGATGAAGCGTATTGGGTCGGTGGCGCGAGCACGCAGGCTGGTGGCGTGAAGTTCGACGGCTTCAAGGACGGAGTACTGCTGGAGGCCAAGGGACCCGGATACGCGAAGTTCTTTGATGGCCTTGAGCCCAAGGATTGGTTCCGGAACTCCGGAGCACAGATGCTCGTTGAGCAAGCAGAGCGCCAGAGCAGAATGGCTCGTGGCATGGGTATTCCCGTCCGGTGGCATGTCGCGGAAAAGGTGGCTGCCGATGCCTTCCGCGAACTCCTCAAGAACGCGCGTGTTGTGGGGGTCGAAATCGTCCACACCCCAGCTTTCTGA
- a CDS encoding PDR/VanB family oxidoreductase, protein MTTNTLRLRVARITREAEGIQSYELVSQDGGALPEFEAGAHLDVQVPGLNGMRQYSLCNDPGETHRYVIAVQRDANGRGGSKAMHDHVHEGDVLTVSEPINDFPLLYGRSYVLIAGGIGITPLLAMARLLERTGAQWVLHYCARDADRTAFRELLSTPSFAGRVHLHHDGGDPTKGLDVRALLATRGPGTRLYCCGPAGLMKAVREAAALHKWPWEKVHFEAFTAEGTSATHATAEEDFEVALKSTGQVLRVPAGKTVLNVLRTHGVKVESDCEAGSCGTCVTRVCEGTPDHRDTFFQQESAGDARMLVCVSRARSKRLVLDL, encoded by the coding sequence GTGACGACGAACACGCTGCGTCTGCGGGTGGCGCGCATCACCCGCGAGGCGGAAGGCATCCAGTCCTACGAGCTGGTCTCCCAGGACGGCGGCGCCCTGCCCGAGTTCGAGGCCGGCGCCCACCTGGACGTCCAGGTGCCGGGCCTCAACGGCATGCGCCAGTACTCGCTCTGCAACGACCCGGGCGAGACGCACCGCTACGTCATCGCCGTGCAGCGCGACGCCAACGGCCGCGGCGGCTCCAAGGCGATGCACGACCACGTCCACGAGGGCGACGTGCTCACCGTGAGCGAGCCCATCAACGACTTCCCCCTCCTGTACGGGCGCAGCTATGTGCTCATCGCGGGCGGCATCGGCATCACGCCGTTGCTGGCCATGGCGCGCCTGCTGGAGCGCACCGGCGCGCAGTGGGTGCTGCACTACTGCGCCCGCGACGCGGACCGCACCGCCTTCCGGGAGCTTTTGTCCACGCCGTCCTTCGCGGGCCGCGTGCACCTCCACCACGACGGGGGCGACCCCACGAAGGGGCTGGACGTGCGGGCGCTGCTGGCGACGCGCGGCCCGGGCACCCGGCTGTACTGCTGCGGCCCCGCGGGCCTGATGAAGGCCGTGCGCGAGGCGGCCGCGCTGCACAAGTGGCCCTGGGAGAAGGTGCACTTCGAGGCCTTCACCGCCGAGGGCACCTCCGCCACCCATGCGACCGCGGAGGAGGACTTCGAGGTGGCGCTCAAGAGCACCGGCCAGGTGCTGCGCGTCCCGGCCGGCAAGACGGTGCTCAACGTGCTACGCACCCACGGCGTCAAGGTGGAGAGCGACTGCGAGGCGGGTTCGTGCGGCACCTGCGTCACCCGCGTGTGTGAAGGAACCCCGGACCACCGTGACACGTTCTTCCAGCAGGAGTCCGCAGGCGACGCGCGGATGCTCGTTTGCGTGTCACGCGCCCGGTCCAAGCGGCTGGTGCTGGACCTGTAA
- a CDS encoding SIMPL domain-containing protein, with the protein MSAVRRMLTTLVVLAGFTAAAQTQVPPSGSPQPRPPVDPQVRTLRVEGTGEVKAQPDEAFIDVAVETSAPNAKAAGEENAKRMEKVLAALTGAGIAKRDLQTRNYNVYPEYTPSPPQGGEPKLKGYRVSNLVSVHVTDLSKVGGLLDKALAAGANRVDSVRFGLSRQDAVQGEALRQAVSRARKSADVLAASLNVKLGAVLDASTVTEAPRLYPATFAMDMAESRAAPTTPIQPEEQTVQAKVTLIFAIQ; encoded by the coding sequence ATGTCCGCTGTTCGCAGGATGTTGACGACGTTGGTGGTGCTCGCGGGTTTCACGGCCGCGGCGCAGACGCAGGTCCCGCCGTCGGGTTCGCCGCAGCCGCGGCCGCCCGTGGATCCGCAGGTGCGCACGCTGCGCGTGGAGGGCACGGGCGAGGTGAAGGCCCAGCCGGACGAGGCCTTCATCGACGTGGCGGTGGAGACGTCCGCCCCGAACGCGAAGGCCGCGGGGGAAGAGAACGCGAAGCGGATGGAGAAGGTGCTCGCGGCGCTCACGGGGGCGGGCATCGCGAAGCGCGACCTGCAGACGCGCAACTACAACGTCTATCCGGAGTACACGCCGTCGCCGCCGCAGGGCGGTGAGCCGAAGCTCAAGGGCTACCGCGTGAGCAACCTGGTGAGCGTCCACGTGACGGACCTCTCCAAGGTGGGGGGCCTGCTGGACAAGGCGCTGGCGGCGGGAGCGAACCGGGTGGACTCCGTGCGCTTCGGGCTGAGCCGCCAGGACGCGGTGCAGGGAGAGGCGCTGCGGCAGGCGGTGTCGCGCGCGCGCAAGTCCGCGGACGTGCTGGCCGCGTCGCTGAACGTGAAGCTGGGCGCGGTGCTGGACGCGAGCACGGTGACGGAAGCGCCGCGCCTGTACCCGGCCACCTTCGCCATGGACATGGCGGAGTCGCGAGCCGCGCCCACCACGCCCATCCAGCCGGAGGAGCAGACGGTGCAGGCGAAGGTGACGCTCATCTTCGCGATTCAGTAG
- a CDS encoding hemerythrin domain-containing protein, with protein MDAIMLLKADHKTVEQLFRKFEKAGDHALAHKRKLVDEMVRELSIHAAIEEQVFYPAVRARSESLSADVLRGLEEHHVVKWVLSELDTLPPEAERFDAKVHVLMENVRAHVTEEEQYLFPEVKKAFKPQELRQVGEALELAKKAAPTHPHPAQPDTPPGNLLTGAVAAVMDMGRDALRVARRKAVTQVRKAAPRKLRKPLESVMSLDSSGDSLH; from the coding sequence ATGGATGCCATCATGTTGTTGAAGGCGGACCACAAGACGGTGGAGCAGCTGTTCCGCAAGTTCGAGAAGGCAGGCGACCACGCGCTGGCGCACAAGCGCAAGCTGGTGGACGAGATGGTGCGCGAGCTGTCCATCCACGCCGCCATCGAGGAGCAGGTCTTCTACCCGGCCGTGCGCGCGCGCTCGGAGTCGCTGTCCGCGGACGTGCTGCGCGGGCTGGAGGAGCACCACGTGGTGAAGTGGGTGCTGTCGGAGCTGGACACGCTGCCGCCGGAGGCCGAGCGCTTCGACGCCAAGGTGCACGTGCTGATGGAGAACGTGCGCGCCCACGTCACGGAGGAGGAGCAGTACCTCTTCCCGGAGGTGAAGAAGGCCTTCAAGCCGCAGGAGCTGCGGCAGGTGGGCGAGGCGCTGGAGCTGGCGAAGAAGGCCGCGCCCACGCACCCGCACCCGGCCCAGCCGGACACGCCGCCGGGCAACCTGCTGACGGGGGCGGTGGCGGCGGTGATGGACATGGGGCGGGACGCGCTGCGCGTCGCGCGCCGCAAGGCGGTGACGCAGGTGCGCAAGGCCGCGCCGCGCAAGCTGAGGAAGCCGCTGGAGTCCGTGATGTCGCTGGACTCCTCGGGCGACTCGCTGCACTGA